The window CTCTAAATGGCTACATTTTCCGGGTCATCTCCTAGCATGCCTCGGACTATCAGGGGCCCCATCGCAGGATTTCAAATAACGAATACTGAAGGCCCCAGAAAAGATGTGCCCGGCATGGATGGCACACCAGAAGATCAAATTGACATGCATCGGATGGGAAAGATTCAAGAATTCAAGGTACAAATACGGGTCGGTGCGATCAGTTTCAAGAATTAATGATAGCCCCAGCGCAACTTTCGCCCACTTGCGGCCCTGAGCTTTTCGGCCGTTCTTCAAGCCACTTGGGAATTCATTCTCATGTGAGTGAAAATACAAATGACAAATTCGCAGAGTTGTTGCCTATATTGACAATTTAAGATCTAATTCGCAGGGTCTGCAGAATGGTGGTCTTGCTGGTCTCTTTTGGTCGTACATGTGGACGTTTATCGGGTTCGGCTTCATCATAGTCTCTTTGGCCGAGATGGCTTCCATGTAAGCCTTTCAATGGTTCTGATATCTTCCACCGAGATTATAGTCTAACATAACAGGGCGCCCACATCTGGAGGACAATACCACTGGGTATCGGAGTTTGCGTCTCCCCGCTATCAAAAATTTCTTAGCTATACGACAGGTTTGGGATTTTATATTCCGTCCTCTTTGAAACGCTGCTGAGAAGTTTTCGATCTAGGATGGATGTCGGTTCTAGCCTGGCAGGCTGGAGCCGCGTCCGGCTCATTTCTAACAGGGACCATTATCCAAGGTCTGCTTAGCATTCGAGACCCAAGCTATCAACCACAAAATTGGCAGGGCACGCTTTTCGTCTTTGCTATGATTGCAGTAATTTACTACTTCAATGTCTATGCTGCTAGCTGGATGCCTCGGATACAGAACTTGTTGCTAGCATTGCATCTCGTGTGCTGGGTTATCGTCGTTGTCGTTCTCTTTGCCATGGCACCACATAACTCTGCAAAAGTGGCCTTCACGGAATTCTCCAACGATGGTGGCTGGGCCAGAATTGGAGTAAGTTTGATGGTCGGTCAAATCTCAGCCATCTACGGCTCTCTTAGTACGTCCACGATCAGAAATCCTTGCTCTGATAATTCCTCTAATTCATTGGTAGGCTCTGATGCGACAGCGCACATGTCCGAGGAGGTCAAGGATGCAGGACGATATGTGCCCATTGCCATCGCCTGGGGCTACTTCGGCAACGGCATTCTGGCCCTCATCGTGGTTATTGGGTTTGTGCTTGCACTACCATCCGTTCCCGATGCGCTTGCAGATAAATCTGGGTTTCCTTTTCTATACGTATTTCAACAGATTGTCTCACTCGCTGGAGTCAACGGACTCACAGCGATCATTCTCATTCCGGTCATCTTTAGTAACATTCTGTTCAACGCGTCCACTGCGCGTCAGACACATGCATTCGCACGCGACAAGGGCTTGCCCTTCTCACGTTGGATTTCAAACGTCGATCAACGCCGTCGAATACCCGTACGGGCAATTGCACTCTCTTGCATTTTTAGTGGCTTGCTCTCACTAATCAACATTGGCTCTCCGGTCGCTttcaacgccatcatctcgcTCAATGTCGCCGCACTGATGTACACATACATGGTGTCTATCAGCTGTGTGATTTATCGCAAGATTTGTTGCCCCGACTCTCTTCCACCCCGCAGATGGAGCCTAggccgcctcggccttctcgTGAATATTGTAGGGCTGCTCTACGTACTATTTTCCCTCTTCTGGTCGTTCTGGCCTCCGAGCCCATCTGCAGCAGCGCGTGATTTCAACTGGAGCGTTGTGATCTTTGTTGCCTTCTTTGCACTCAGTCTGATCATGTATATGTTCCAGGGCCGGCGCCATTATGTTGGGCCCGTGGTGACAGTGCAGCGGCGGGATTGATCTGGAGAATTGGGGTCCGTTTCTTATGGATGGCAAAGCATATAACTGTCAATGTACTAACGATGATGTTATTGATTTAAGATTGGAGCTTTATATTTTCTCTGCGAAGATTCCAATTGTGTGATGATGGCCAGAAAGGCAGATCCAGCCTGCAAAGCGACTCCGGCGGGTACATATAGTCTGATCATTCTGCTTTGGTGGGGTTTAACGAGTGTGTATTCTGGTTATGGCCAGGAGGGCACAGAGGGTATTCAAAAAGCTTAACTAAGTAGAAGAATCGGTGATCTAATCGATTTCGCGTCTCTCATTTaatccatccaccaccaaATGCCGTGCCGGCCACCTTCTGCCAaaaccctccctcccccttcGTCCCCTCATCCATTTCGGCCTTCAGTATAGGGTTGATACCCTTCTTCCGCATTTTCTCTTGCTTCTCGAGGGGTATTTTGTGGACCGGATGATCCGGGCCCGGCTTCTCGGCGGTCTTGTGTTCTTCAGACGGAGTGATTCCCCACGACAACCCCGGATCGGGCAGAGgcttcttgtccttcttgtccttttTGGTATTGGGGGTCGTGTCGCAGACCGAGTTACTATTGGACATGATTGTAGGTTGGTTGAAATTTGGGTGGAATATATATTCAGGCAAGGTGGATCGGCTCAAATGAACGTGTTGATTAAGTTGGGGCTCTTTTTGATGTGTGTGCGTGTTCAAGCCAAATATATAGCTCTAGTTAGGCTTGGCGAGTTGCCACTTGTCCGTCTGGTTATGCACTGCCTACCTCGTGCCTTGGTGGATTATTTGACCTGTTGGACTCAGCCTATTGGGCGCATTGGCATTGGAGTGGGGGCTGTTTTGCCCGTCATCCAACACCGGCCGACTATGGAGAAAACTACTCTGTACTCCTGTGCATATTGTGGTTGTGGTGAAATAATTAGCAACGTTGAAATCTTTTTAATCCACCGCAGCCCCCTCT of the Penicillium psychrofluorescens genome assembly, chromosome: 1 genome contains:
- a CDS encoding uncharacterized protein (ID:PFLUO_001313-T1.cds;~source:funannotate), with amino-acid sequence MAPHNSAKVAFTEFSNDGGWARIGVSLMVGQISAIYGSLSSDATAHMSEEVKDAGRYVPIAIAWGYFGNGILALIVVIGFVLALPSVPDALADKSGFPFLYVFQQIVSLAGVNGLTAIILIPVIFSNILFNASTARQTHAFARDKGLPFSRWISNVDQRRRIPVRAIALSCIFSGLLSLINIGSPVAFNAIISLNVAALMYTYMVSISCVIYRKICCPDSLPPRRWSLGRLGLLVNIVGLLYVLFSLFWSFWPPSPSAAARDFNWSVVIFVAFFALSLIMYMFQGRRHYVGPVVTVQRRD
- a CDS encoding uncharacterized protein (ID:PFLUO_001314-T1.cds;~source:funannotate), whose product is MSNSNSVCDTTPNTKKDKKDKKPLPDPGLSWGITPSEEHKTAEKPGPDHPVHKIPLEKQEKMRKKGINPILKAEMDEGTKGEGGFWQKVAGTAFGGGWIK